A genomic region of Candidatus Neomarinimicrobiota bacterium contains the following coding sequences:
- a CDS encoding sodium/solute symporter (Members of the Solute:Sodium Symporter (SSS), TC 2.A.21 as described in tcdb.org, catalyze solute:Na+ symport. Known solutes for members of the family include sugars, amino acids, nucleosides, inositols, vitamins, urea or anions, depending on the system.) translates to MIVVAYLVALPIFGVYFRKFVRTERDYFLAGKMLPWWVISMSIIGTNIGAYDYMGAAGGAYRFGIAQAHYEWLGAIPAMVLASLLFVPYYWKAGVYTVPEFLGKRYNTAVRVIEALLWGSFLACVLGVFFWASGLMLNEYLGIPIRISLLITAVVVGVYTITGGLAAVAMTDVVQLLVMFIGGIALTILGLWTVGGWSGLVDKIIPTHPDHFKLFLPLDNPTYPWLGMIFGLAFVLSPAWWCCHQAIIQRTLGARSEWDAKAGMLFAAIPKMFVPVLVVLPGLLALALNPNLVGPEMDKAFPWLIKTLLPAGLAGLVFAAFMAALISSVDSTLNSAATLWTRDIYQRFIVKNGSDRHYLTVGRALTFVFVVWAILFAPVTQKFPGIYVAMQTLLSIFQGPTFAITLLGIYWKRATGWGGLAGLLGGVAISSFLFLAMDWSFLYIAWWSFVGALLLNAIVSLLTEPESADKLEGLVYGLVMKDKGIQNILAKRARGEE, encoded by the coding sequence GTGATCGTAGTTGCCTACCTGGTCGCCCTCCCCATCTTTGGTGTCTATTTCAGAAAGTTTGTTCGAACGGAGCGGGACTATTTTCTTGCGGGCAAAATGTTGCCATGGTGGGTGATAAGCATGTCCATAATCGGCACCAATATTGGTGCTTATGATTACATGGGCGCGGCGGGGGGCGCCTATCGATTTGGCATTGCCCAAGCCCATTATGAGTGGCTTGGAGCCATTCCCGCGATGGTTCTGGCGTCACTTCTGTTTGTCCCCTATTACTGGAAAGCCGGGGTCTACACGGTGCCGGAATTCCTCGGGAAGCGGTATAACACGGCTGTCCGTGTTATCGAGGCGCTGCTCTGGGGATCCTTTCTCGCGTGTGTGTTAGGGGTGTTCTTCTGGGCGAGCGGCCTTATGTTGAATGAATATCTGGGCATTCCTATACGGATCAGTCTCCTGATTACGGCAGTGGTGGTGGGAGTGTATACGATCACGGGTGGTCTTGCCGCGGTGGCCATGACGGATGTGGTGCAGCTTCTGGTGATGTTTATCGGCGGCATCGCCCTTACGATTCTGGGCCTTTGGACCGTGGGCGGCTGGTCAGGACTTGTAGACAAGATTATTCCAACGCACCCTGACCACTTCAAGCTGTTTCTGCCGCTGGACAATCCCACATATCCCTGGTTGGGCATGATATTCGGGTTGGCGTTTGTCCTCTCCCCGGCCTGGTGGTGTTGCCATCAGGCGATCATCCAGAGAACACTGGGAGCGAGGAGCGAATGGGACGCCAAGGCAGGAATGCTCTTTGCTGCGATTCCGAAAATGTTTGTTCCCGTTTTGGTGGTGCTGCCCGGTTTGCTCGCACTGGCACTCAACCCCAATCTGGTGGGCCCTGAAATGGACAAAGCGTTTCCGTGGCTCATTAAGACGCTGCTGCCTGCGGGACTGGCAGGACTTGTATTTGCTGCGTTTATGGCGGCCCTCATCTCCAGCGTGGATTCAACGCTCAACTCAGCTGCCACCCTCTGGACCCGGGACATTTACCAGCGGTTCATTGTCAAGAACGGGTCAGACAGACATTATCTTACCGTGGGAAGGGCCCTCACCTTCGTATTTGTTGTCTGGGCGATTCTCTTTGCGCCCGTGACCCAGAAATTTCCGGGAATCTATGTGGCCATGCAGACGCTGCTGTCTATCTTTCAGGGACCGACGTTTGCCATCACTCTTTTGGGTATCTACTGGAAACGAGCGACTGGATGGGGGGGCCTGGCGGGATTGCTTGGGGGCGTTGCCATTTCAAGTTTCCTTTTTCTCGCCATGGACTGGAGCTTTCTCTATATCGCCTGGTGGTCGTTCGTCGGGGCCCTGCTGCTGAATGCCATCGTTAGTCTGCTCACGGAGCCCGAGTCCGCGGACAAACTGGAAGGATTAGTATACGGCCTGGTCATGAAGGATAAAGGAATTCAAAACATTCTAGCTAAAAGGGCCAGAGGAGAAGAGTAA